The following coding sequences are from one Candidatus Eisenbacteria bacterium window:
- a CDS encoding protein kinase, which yields MEALVGRTVSHYAIARKLGSGGMGVVFEAEDTRLGRKVALKFLPADMERDVSTLERFQREARAASALNHSNICTVYAIEQHEGQHFIVMELLEGRTLLQRMQRPFDVPSLLDIGIQIADALESAHAKGIVHRDIKPANIFVNDRGQVKILDFGLAKVEPGLGGGPRVSQIDTLVVARDELTMPGTTVGTVSYMSPEQARGQLADARSDLFSLGTVLYQMATGTLPFPGDTSAVIYDAILNREPPPITDVDAKLPQELNRILGKALEKDRQLRYQSATDLKTDLIRLKRDLDSGRKRTADAGDSRPGATRAKEKSVAVLYFENLSGVKEDEYLRDGITEDIITELSKIKGLNIFSRATVLGYRDKAVTPAQIGQQLSAAFALGGSLRRAGSRLRITAQLVDTQTNFQLWSERFDREMQDVFEVQDEIARKIAEALRVTLTPQEQAALASKPTDNLQAYDLYLRGKSYARRLTRQDLEFALQMFESAVAMDPQFALAHAAIAKVCAEYHYNFQRDATWIGRAMAASQRAVALHPDLPEVQIANAWVLYAGNQYEDAIRTAYQAIGRKRDCEGAYYLLGRAMFAAGRFQDLIDMSEDALAASGDDYNVYVPVMNALGALGKVDARRNLGQRYVLSLEKHLKPVPEDARARVLLAGSYAELGRLEDAMREANLALALRPNEATVLYNLACVFCLMQKKAEALDTIRKAWQAGFREADWARRDADLSLLHGDPEFEKLYPASASSP from the coding sequence GTGGAAGCCCTCGTCGGTCGTACGGTTTCGCATTACGCCATCGCACGGAAGCTCGGCAGCGGGGGCATGGGCGTGGTATTCGAAGCCGAGGACACGCGCCTCGGCCGGAAGGTCGCGCTCAAGTTCCTGCCCGCCGACATGGAGCGGGACGTCTCGACGCTCGAGCGCTTCCAGCGCGAGGCCCGCGCCGCTTCGGCGCTCAATCACTCCAACATCTGCACCGTCTACGCCATCGAGCAGCACGAAGGGCAGCACTTCATCGTCATGGAGCTGCTGGAAGGCCGCACGCTTCTGCAGCGAATGCAAAGACCCTTCGACGTCCCGAGCCTGCTCGACATCGGCATCCAGATCGCCGATGCGCTCGAGTCCGCACACGCCAAGGGGATCGTGCACCGCGACATCAAGCCCGCGAACATCTTCGTCAACGACCGCGGGCAGGTGAAGATCCTCGACTTCGGGCTGGCCAAGGTGGAGCCGGGCCTGGGCGGAGGACCGCGCGTCTCGCAGATCGACACCCTGGTGGTGGCCCGAGACGAGCTCACCATGCCGGGGACGACGGTGGGCACCGTCTCCTACATGTCGCCCGAGCAGGCGCGCGGTCAGCTCGCCGACGCTCGCAGCGACCTGTTCTCGCTCGGGACCGTGCTCTACCAGATGGCGACCGGCACGCTGCCGTTCCCGGGTGACACGTCGGCGGTGATCTACGACGCCATTCTCAACCGCGAGCCGCCGCCGATCACCGACGTGGACGCCAAGCTGCCTCAAGAGCTGAACCGCATACTCGGGAAGGCGCTGGAGAAGGACCGCCAGCTCCGCTACCAGAGCGCCACCGACCTGAAGACCGACCTCATCCGGCTCAAGCGTGATCTCGACTCGGGCCGCAAGCGCACCGCCGATGCCGGCGACTCGCGGCCGGGCGCGACGCGGGCCAAGGAGAAGTCGGTCGCCGTGCTCTACTTCGAGAACCTGAGCGGCGTGAAGGAAGACGAATACCTGCGCGACGGCATCACCGAGGACATCATCACCGAGCTGTCGAAGATCAAGGGCTTGAACATCTTCTCGCGCGCGACCGTTCTGGGTTATCGGGACAAGGCCGTCACGCCGGCCCAGATCGGCCAGCAGCTGAGTGCGGCATTCGCACTCGGCGGCAGCCTGCGGCGCGCCGGCAGCCGGCTGCGCATCACCGCCCAGCTGGTCGATACGCAGACCAACTTCCAGCTCTGGTCCGAGCGGTTCGACCGTGAGATGCAGGACGTGTTCGAGGTCCAGGACGAGATCGCGCGCAAGATCGCCGAAGCGCTGCGCGTCACGCTCACTCCTCAGGAGCAGGCGGCGCTGGCCAGCAAGCCGACCGACAACCTGCAGGCCTACGACCTCTACCTGCGCGGCAAGAGCTACGCGCGACGTCTCACTCGCCAGGACCTCGAGTTCGCGCTCCAGATGTTCGAGAGCGCGGTGGCCATGGATCCTCAGTTCGCGCTGGCCCACGCGGCGATCGCCAAGGTGTGCGCCGAGTACCACTACAACTTCCAGCGCGACGCCACCTGGATCGGCCGGGCCATGGCGGCCTCCCAGCGCGCGGTCGCGCTTCATCCGGACCTGCCCGAGGTGCAGATCGCGAATGCCTGGGTGCTCTACGCCGGCAACCAGTACGAGGACGCCATCCGAACCGCCTACCAGGCGATCGGTCGCAAGCGGGATTGCGAGGGCGCGTACTACCTTCTCGGTCGCGCGATGTTCGCCGCAGGACGGTTCCAGGACCTGATCGACATGTCGGAGGATGCGCTGGCCGCGAGCGGCGACGACTACAACGTCTACGTTCCGGTCATGAACGCGCTCGGAGCCTTGGGCAAGGTCGATGCCCGGCGCAACCTGGGCCAGCGATACGTCCTCTCACTCGAGAAGCATCTCAAGCCCGTGCCCGAGGACGCCCGCGCCCGGGTCCTGCTCGCGGGCAGCTACGCGGAGCTGGGGCGCCTCGAGGACGCGATGCGGGAGGCCAATCTGGCCCTGGCCCTGCGCCCCAACGAAGCCACCGTGCTCTACAACCTGGCGTGCGTCTTCTGCCTCATGCAGAAGAAGGCCGAGGCGCTCGACACGATCCGCAAGGCGTGGCAAGCCGGTTTCCGCGAGGCCGACTGGGCCCGGCGGGATGCCGACCTCTCGCTGCTCCACGGCGATCCCGAGTTCGAAAAGCTGTATCCCGCGTCGGCGTCCAGCCCTTGA